From one Chanodichthys erythropterus isolate Z2021 chromosome 3, ASM2448905v1, whole genome shotgun sequence genomic stretch:
- the LOC137004901 gene encoding galectin-3-binding protein A-like, whose translation MVKWYLYTRQIDVSITSAQCLHQLAFIFGVKKLMEDVGRVFTSLIPEDNTFRTQVSMYKYGVRTGDLVLQENVLQYLSWNCEFLISSPVWSTISFHMMDALLQRSDLVVKDEALLLEGLERWIQDKGDEISSEQQASLLNHIRFLLIPVDKLYEIQFSSSVLHQNHEKLYLNGLLRGFQFNALPFSKIRSKMDNMSNDYLPRIYTADGFSVFINDTTINYQYYHYNYGQNNRIQTFSTPAHPSALYKEQMVQWQAQVFLTVQECSNYGLSCDSFPVARLYGYGNQNRYTNTIRFSNRLILSCKNQNNVFHVQDFKNDMAVIPTNSNMGLPNPCPDDYSFRFVVRPEYI comes from the exons ATGGTAAAGTG GTATTTGTACACACGTCAAATTGACGTTTCCATCACATCGGCTCAATGTCTCCATCAGCTGGCATTTATCTTTGGAGTGAAGAAGCTTATGGAGGATGTTGGCAGGGTCTTCACTTCACTCATTCCTGAAGACAACACCTTCCGGACACAGGTATCCATGTACAAGTATGGTGTCCGCACAGGTGACCTTGTTCTGCAGGAGAATGTCCTTCAGTATCTTTCCTGGAACTGTGAGTTCCTCATAAGCTCTCCGGTGTGGAGCACCATCTCCTTTCACATGATGGACGCTCTGCTGCAGCGCTCAGACCTGGTTGTGAAGGATGAAGCTTTACTTCTTGAAGGTCTGGAGAGATGGATCCAAGACAAAGGTGATGAAATTAGTTCAGAACAACAGGCCAGCCTCCTGAATCACATCCGCTTCCTCTTGATCCCAGTGGACAAGCTGTATGAAATACAGTTTTCCTCAAGTGTTCTCCATCAGAATCATGAGAAACTGTACCTAAATGGTCTGCTCAGAGGTTTTCAGTTCAATGCTCTTCCTTTCTCTAAGATCAGGAGTAAAATGGATAACATGAGTAATGATTATTTACCCAGAATCTACACTGCTGATGGGTTTAGTGTATTTATCAATGACACAACCATCAATTACCAGTACTATCACTACAACTATGGCCAAAATAACAGAATCCAAACCTTCTCCACTCCTGCACACCCTAGTGCTCTTTACAAAGAGCAGATGGTCCAGTGGCAAGCACAGGTTTTTCTTACTGTTCAGGAATGCTCTAACTATGGTCTTTCATGTGATTCTTTTCCTGTTGCAAGGCTTTATGGATATGGTAATCAGAACAGATACACTAACACCATTCGCTTCAGCAACAGGTTAATTCTCAGCTGTAAGAATCAAAACAATGTCTTTCATGTCCAAGACTTCAAAAACGACATGGCAGTGATTCCAACCAACAGCAACATGGGCCTACCTAACCCCTGTCCTGATGACTACAGTTTTAGATTTGTAGTGCGTCCAGAGTATATCTGA
- the LOC137013527 gene encoding galectin-3-binding protein A-like isoform X1, whose protein sequence is MYLVWTLLFLHVSAQRWNLFADEQSKPKREGRVRLVGDLPSSGRVEIYHDGQWGTVCDDGWELEEAQVVCRQMGFPGAISVMPGGHYGEGSGPIWLDDMNCKGSESLLSECCFKGWGVTDCTHKEDAGVSCETGTNITGNRQFSVDNSLSLSDDLGLLFDSGDGCDFSINVRDLSEEAELTFCVHSMILMIYPELNITNESRNLTMDVSQMCHPHVSAFLRYLYTRQIDVSITSAQCLHQLAFIFGVKKLMEDVGRVFTSLIPEDNTFRTQVSMYKYGVRTGDLVLQENVLQYLSWNCEFLISSPVWSTISFHMMDALLQRSDLVVKDEALLLEGLERWIQDKGDEISSEQQASLLNHIRFLLIPVDKLYEIQFSSSVLHQNHEKLYLNGLLRGFQFNALPFSKIRSKMDNMSNDYLPRIYTADGFSVFINDTTINYQYYHYNYGQNNRIQTFSTPAHPSALYKEQMVQWQAQVFLTVQECSNYGLSCDSFPVARLYGYGNQNRYTNTIRFSNRLILSCKNQNNVFHVQDFKNDMAVIPTNSNMGLPNPCPDDYSFRFVVRPEYI, encoded by the exons ATGTATCTTGTATGgactttactgtttttacatgTGTCAGCACAGCGTTGGAATCTGTTTG CAGATGAGCAGTCAAAGCCTAAGCGGGAGGGCAGAGTGAGGCTTGTCGGAGATCTGCCTTCATCTGGTCGTGTGGAGATCTACCATGATGGACAGTGGGGTACAGTTTGTGATGACGGATGGGAACTGGAGGAAGCACAAGTGGTGTGTCGTCAGATGGGTTTCCCTGGAGCGATATCAGTTATGCCTGGAGGACATTATGGTGAAG GTTCTGGTCCAATCTGGCTGGATGACATGAACTGTAAAGGCTCAGAGAGCTTATTGTCTGAATGCTGCTTCAAAGGCTGGGGTGTTACTGACTGCACACATAAAGAGGATGCAGGAGTGAGCTGTGAGACTG GAACAAACATAACCGGCAATCGTCAGTTCTCTGTGGATAACAGTCTGAGTTTGTCTGATGATCTTGGTCTTTTGTTTGACAGTGGAGATGGTTGTGATTTCAGCATTAATGTACGAGACCTCTCTGAAGAGGCAGAATTAACTTTTTGTGTGCACAGTATGATCCTCATGATTTATCCAGAACTAAACATAACAAATGAGTCCAGAAACCTCACAATGGACGTCAGCCAGATGTGCCATCCTCATGTCTCTGCTTTTCTCAG GTATTTGTACACACGTCAAATTGACGTTTCCATCACATCGGCTCAATGTCTCCATCAGCTGGCATTTATCTTTGGAGTGAAGAAGCTTATGGAGGATGTTGGCAGGGTCTTCACTTCACTCATTCCTGAAGACAACACCTTCCGGACACAGGTATCCATGTACAAGTATGGTGTCCGCACAGGTGACCTTGTTCTGCAGGAGAATGTCCTTCAGTATCTTTCCTGGAACTGTGAGTTCCTCATAAGCTCTCCGGTGTGGAGCACCATCTCCTTTCACATGATGGACGCTCTGCTGCAGCGCTCAGACCTGGTTGTGAAGGATGAAGCTTTACTTCTTGAAGGTCTGGAGAGATGGATCCAAGACAAAGGTGATGAAATTAGTTCAGAACAACAGGCCAGCCTCCTGAATCACATCCGCTTCCTCTTGATCCCAGTGGACAAGCTGTATGAAATACAGTTTTCCTCAAGTGTTCTCCATCAGAATCATGAGAAACTGTACCTAAATGGTCTGCTCAGAGGTTTTCAGTTCAATGCTCTTCCTTTCTCTAAGATCAGGAGTAAAATGGATAACATGAGTAATGATTATTTACCCAGAATCTACACTGCTGATGGGTTTAGTGTATTTATCAATGACACAACCATCAATTACCAGTACTATCACTACAACTATGGCCAAAATAACAGAATCCAAACCTTCTCCACTCCTGCACACCCTAGTGCTCTTTACAAAGAGCAGATGGTCCAGTGGCAAGCACAGGTTTTTCTTACTGTTCAGGAATGCTCTAACTATGGTCTTTCATGTGATTCTTTTCCTGTTGCAAGGCTTTATGGATATGGTAATCAGAACAGATACACTAACACCATTCGCTTCAGCAACAGGTTAATTCTCAGCTGTAAGAATCAAAACAATGTCTTTCATGTCCAAGACTTCAAAAACGACATGGCAGTGATTCCAACCAACAGCAACATGGGCCTACCTAACCCCTGTCCTGATGACTACAGTTTTAGATTTGTAGTGCGTCCAGAGTATATCTGA
- the LOC137013527 gene encoding galectin-3-binding protein A-like isoform X2 has protein sequence MYLVWTLLFLHVSAQRWNLFDEQSKPKREGRVRLVGDLPSSGRVEIYHDGQWGTVCDDGWELEEAQVVCRQMGFPGAISVMPGGHYGEGSGPIWLDDMNCKGSESLLSECCFKGWGVTDCTHKEDAGVSCETGTNITGNRQFSVDNSLSLSDDLGLLFDSGDGCDFSINVRDLSEEAELTFCVHSMILMIYPELNITNESRNLTMDVSQMCHPHVSAFLRYLYTRQIDVSITSAQCLHQLAFIFGVKKLMEDVGRVFTSLIPEDNTFRTQVSMYKYGVRTGDLVLQENVLQYLSWNCEFLISSPVWSTISFHMMDALLQRSDLVVKDEALLLEGLERWIQDKGDEISSEQQASLLNHIRFLLIPVDKLYEIQFSSSVLHQNHEKLYLNGLLRGFQFNALPFSKIRSKMDNMSNDYLPRIYTADGFSVFINDTTINYQYYHYNYGQNNRIQTFSTPAHPSALYKEQMVQWQAQVFLTVQECSNYGLSCDSFPVARLYGYGNQNRYTNTIRFSNRLILSCKNQNNVFHVQDFKNDMAVIPTNSNMGLPNPCPDDYSFRFVVRPEYI, from the exons ATGTATCTTGTATGgactttactgtttttacatgTGTCAGCACAGCGTTGGAATCTGTTTG ATGAGCAGTCAAAGCCTAAGCGGGAGGGCAGAGTGAGGCTTGTCGGAGATCTGCCTTCATCTGGTCGTGTGGAGATCTACCATGATGGACAGTGGGGTACAGTTTGTGATGACGGATGGGAACTGGAGGAAGCACAAGTGGTGTGTCGTCAGATGGGTTTCCCTGGAGCGATATCAGTTATGCCTGGAGGACATTATGGTGAAG GTTCTGGTCCAATCTGGCTGGATGACATGAACTGTAAAGGCTCAGAGAGCTTATTGTCTGAATGCTGCTTCAAAGGCTGGGGTGTTACTGACTGCACACATAAAGAGGATGCAGGAGTGAGCTGTGAGACTG GAACAAACATAACCGGCAATCGTCAGTTCTCTGTGGATAACAGTCTGAGTTTGTCTGATGATCTTGGTCTTTTGTTTGACAGTGGAGATGGTTGTGATTTCAGCATTAATGTACGAGACCTCTCTGAAGAGGCAGAATTAACTTTTTGTGTGCACAGTATGATCCTCATGATTTATCCAGAACTAAACATAACAAATGAGTCCAGAAACCTCACAATGGACGTCAGCCAGATGTGCCATCCTCATGTCTCTGCTTTTCTCAG GTATTTGTACACACGTCAAATTGACGTTTCCATCACATCGGCTCAATGTCTCCATCAGCTGGCATTTATCTTTGGAGTGAAGAAGCTTATGGAGGATGTTGGCAGGGTCTTCACTTCACTCATTCCTGAAGACAACACCTTCCGGACACAGGTATCCATGTACAAGTATGGTGTCCGCACAGGTGACCTTGTTCTGCAGGAGAATGTCCTTCAGTATCTTTCCTGGAACTGTGAGTTCCTCATAAGCTCTCCGGTGTGGAGCACCATCTCCTTTCACATGATGGACGCTCTGCTGCAGCGCTCAGACCTGGTTGTGAAGGATGAAGCTTTACTTCTTGAAGGTCTGGAGAGATGGATCCAAGACAAAGGTGATGAAATTAGTTCAGAACAACAGGCCAGCCTCCTGAATCACATCCGCTTCCTCTTGATCCCAGTGGACAAGCTGTATGAAATACAGTTTTCCTCAAGTGTTCTCCATCAGAATCATGAGAAACTGTACCTAAATGGTCTGCTCAGAGGTTTTCAGTTCAATGCTCTTCCTTTCTCTAAGATCAGGAGTAAAATGGATAACATGAGTAATGATTATTTACCCAGAATCTACACTGCTGATGGGTTTAGTGTATTTATCAATGACACAACCATCAATTACCAGTACTATCACTACAACTATGGCCAAAATAACAGAATCCAAACCTTCTCCACTCCTGCACACCCTAGTGCTCTTTACAAAGAGCAGATGGTCCAGTGGCAAGCACAGGTTTTTCTTACTGTTCAGGAATGCTCTAACTATGGTCTTTCATGTGATTCTTTTCCTGTTGCAAGGCTTTATGGATATGGTAATCAGAACAGATACACTAACACCATTCGCTTCAGCAACAGGTTAATTCTCAGCTGTAAGAATCAAAACAATGTCTTTCATGTCCAAGACTTCAAAAACGACATGGCAGTGATTCCAACCAACAGCAACATGGGCCTACCTAACCCCTGTCCTGATGACTACAGTTTTAGATTTGTAGTGCGTCCAGAGTATATCTGA